CAAGACCTACGACGAGGTGGTCGCGGTCGACCATGTCGACCTGGACATCGCCGACGGAGAGTTCTTCTCGATGCTCGGCCCATCGGGGTCGGGAAAGACGACCATGCTGCGTCTCATCGCCGGATTCGAGATGGCGACGGCCGGAACGGTCCACCTCGGCGGGACCGAGGTGACGAGGGCTGCGCCGTTCGAGCGTGACGTGCACACGGTCTTCCAGGACTACGCCCTCTTCCCGCACATGAACGTTCTCGACAACGTCGCCTACGGGCTTCGCGTGCGGGGGATGGGCAAGCAGCAGCGGCGCGACCGCGCGCAGGCAGCTCTCGACCGGGTCCGACTGGGGCATCTCGGCACTCGTCGGCCGCGGCAGCTCTCCGGCGGGCAGCGACAGCGGGTCGCGCTGGCCCGGGCGATCGTGCTCGAGCCGAAGGTCCTGCTGCTGGACGAGCCGCTCGGCGCACTTGACCTCAAGCTGCGCGAGCAGATGCAGGTCGAGCTCAAGCAGCTCCAGCGTGACCTCGGCATCACCTTCGTCTTCGTCACCCATGATCAGGAAGAGGCCCTCACGCTGAGCGACCGGATCGCCGTGTTCGACGCGGGCCGCATCCAACAGCTCGGGACGCCTCGCGAGATCTACGAGCACCCCGCTTCGGCGTACGTCGCTGGATTCGTCGGCACGACGAACCTCCTCGACTCGGCCACCTCCGAGCGCCTGCTCGGAGTGAGCTCCGATCATGCGTTGCGACCGGAGCGACTGCGGCTCTCCGCCGCGACCGACGCCGGATCGGGATCTGACGATGAGGTCAGGCTCGAGGCGACCGTGACCGAGACGATCTACCTCGGTGCCGGGAACCGGGTGCATCTACGCACCACCGATGGCGTCGAGCTGATCGCGTTCGAGCAGTCCACGGGCGCCATCCAGACCACTGAACACCGAGGTGACCACGTCACGGTCCGGTTCGCCCGCACCGACGCCGTCCGCCTGGGCCATGGGGGTCGAGCCGAAACCGGCCTTCCCGCGGCCGAGCAGCTCCAGCCATCGAAGTGAACCTCAACAGAAATCGGAGAAGTTGATGAAGAACACCATCCGGAAAGGCCGCGTCGTCGCAGCCTGCCTGACACTGCTCTCGGTCTCCGCGCTCAGTGCGTGCGGCAGCGAGGAGAAGAAGACCGCTGCGGCCGAGGAGGTCGGTAAGGCGGAGGGTCAGGTCTCGATCCTGGCCTGGCCCGGCTACGTCGAGGACGGCACCAACGATCCCAAGGTGGACTGGGTCTCGGACTTCGAGAAGAAGACGGGCTGCCAGGTCACCAGCAAGACGTACGGCACCTCCGACGAGGCGTTCAACCTCGCCAAGTCCGGCGAGTACGACGTCGTCGCCGCATCGGGAGACCTGTCGCTGCGGTTGATCGCCTCCGACGAGGCACAGGCGATCAACACCGATCTCGTCCCCAACTACGCCAACGTCTACGACTTCCTCAAGGACACCGAGTGGAACACGGTGGACGGCAAGAACTATGGCGTCCCGCACGGCTACGGCGCCAACCTGCTCATGTACAACAAGAAGAACTTCGCCAAGAAGCCGACCTCGTGGGGTGCGGTCTTCGACAAGCAGACGCTCGAGAAGAACAAGGGCAAGGTCACCGCCTACGACTCACCGATCTACATCGCCGACGCAGCGCTCTACCTCATGAAGACCCAGCCCGACCTGGGTATCAAGAACCCGTACGCGCTTGACCAGAAGCAGCTCGACGCCGCCGTCGCACTGCTCAAGGAGCAGCGCCAGTACGTCGGTGAGTACTGGTCTGACTACCTCAAGGAGGTCCAGGCCTTCGAGTCGGGCGACTCCGTGGTCGGCACAACCTGGCAGGTGATCAAGAACAACGTCAAGAACGGCGACGTCGACGTGACCCTGCCCTCCGAGGGCGCCACCGCGTGGAACGACACCTGGATGATGTCGTCGCACACCAAGAACCCGAACTGCGCCTACCTGTGGATGGACCACATCCTCAGCCCGGAGGCCAACGCCCAGGCGACGGAGTACTTCGGTGAGGCACCCAACAGCCCCGAGGCCTGTGCCAAGACGACCGACCCCAAGCACTGCGAGACCTTCCACGCCGGGGACGAGGAGTACGCCAAGCAGCTGTGGTTCTGGCGGACGCCGGTCAAGGAGTGCCTCGACGGCCGCACCGACGTCGAGTGCACCGACTACGCCGCGTGGACCGAGGCGTGGACGGGCATCAAGGGCTGAGATGACCACCACGTCCAGCGTTCCTGACGCCCGGCGAGGCCGGGCCACCGACCCCTCACGGGGGCCGGTGGCCCGGCCGGCCTCCCGGCTGCTGCACCGGCGGGCCCGGCTCCGGCTGGCTCTCCTGCTCTCCGCGCCGCTCACCTGGCTGGTTCTGGTCTACGTCGTCGCGCTGGCCGCACTCCTGATCACCTCGCTGTGGTCGGTCGACAGCCTCACCAGCGAGATCGACCGCACGTGGACACTCGACAACTTCCGCACCTTGGTCGAGAACGAGATCTACCGCACCGTCGCGGTCCGCACGGTCGGCGTGGCTCTGGCCGTGACCGTCATCGACGTCGTGATCGCGTTGCCGATCGCCTTCTACATGGCAAAGGTGGCCACGCCCCGAGTGCGCAGGATGCTGGTCGTGGCCGTGCTGACTCCGCTGTGGGCCAGCTACCTGGTGAAGGTGTTCTCCTGGCGAGTGGTGCTCTCCGAAGGCGGACTCGCCGACTGGACCGGCATCGGCTCGCCCGGTTACGGCATCGCCGCGGTGATCATCGCGCAGTCCTACATCTGGTTGCCGTACGTGATCCTGCCGGTCTTCGCGGCACTGGAACGCGTCCCGGACTCGCTGCTCGAGGCAGCCGGCGACCTGGGGGCACCGAGCCGGATGGTCGTACGCACCATCGTACTGCCGCTGTTGGTCCCCGGCATCGTGGCGGGGGCGATCTTCAGCTTCTCGTTGACGATGGGTGACTACATCACCGTCAACATCGTCGGCGGTGCCAGCCAGATGCTCGGCAACCTGATCTACATCAACGCCGGCGCAGCGAACAACCTGCCGCTCGCCGCAGCGATCGCGATGATCCCGATCATCGTCATGGTGGTGCTGCTGACCGCCATCCGTCGCACCGGCGCCTTGGACAACCTCTGATGGAGGCCTTCCGATGACCCTGAATCGCTCATCCCGTATCGCCTTGGCCGGGATCACCTTCGGCGTACTGGCGCTGATCTATCTGCCTCTGCTGATCGTCGTCGCAAACTCGCTCAACCCGAGCCAGTCGATGACCTGGCCACCTGCCGGCGTGACCGTCGAGTGGTGGGAACGAGCCTGGCACAGTGTGGGGGCACGCGAGGCGCTGGTCACCAGCCTGCAGGTCGCCGTGATCGCGACCGTGCTCGCCCTCGTCCTGGGGACCTTGCTGGCGCTGGCTCTTCAGCGCTACTCGTTCTTCGGGAAGAACGCCGTCAACCTGCTGGTGATCTTGCCCATCGCCCTGCCGGGCGTGGTCACCGGAATCGCGTTGAACAACGGGTTCAGGGGGATCCTCGGGGTCGACCTGTCCATCTGGACGATCGTGGTCGCGCACGCGACGTTCTGCATCGTCACGGTGTTCAACAACGTCCAGGCCAGGCTGCGTCGCCTGGGCACGACCTTCGAGGAGGCGTCCGCAGATCTCGGAGCCGGCCTGTTCACCACGTTCCGGCTGGTCACGCTGCCGCAGCTCCGGTCAGCCCTGCTGGCCGGTGGCATGCTCGCGTTCGCGCTCAGCTTCGACGAGATCATCGTGACCACGTTCACCGCCGGCGGGGGCACGAACACCCTGCCGATCTGGATCCTCAACAACATGTTCCGGCCCAATCAGGCCCCGGTCGTCAACGTCGTGGCGGTGGTGCTCATCGCCTTCTCCGTCGTGCCGGTGTGGCTCGCTCAACGTCTGTCCGCAGACGTCGAGGGCGTCCGCTGAACACCTCCATCTCTACCCCAGCAAGGAGCAACCCCATGACAGAGACGAGCACGACCTACGCCGTACGCAACCCCGCGACCGGAGAGCTCGTCGAGACGTTCCCCACCGCCACCGACGCAGAGATCGCCGCCGGGGTCGACGCAGCCGCTGCCGCGTACGCCTCGTGGGGGAGCACGACCTCGGCCGCCACGCGGGCCGGTCTCGTCCGCCGTGCCGCCGATCTGCACCTGGAGCGCCGAGCCGAGCTGGCCGCGGCGATGGTCGAGGAGATGGGCAAGCCGCTCGCGGACGCCGAGGCGGAGGTCGATTTCTCCGCCGCCATCTACGAGTTCTACGCCGCCAACGCCGAACGATTTCTCGCGGAGGAGGAGATCGCCCTCGGTGAGGGCGAAGGGACCGCGGTGATCCAGCGGAGGCCGGTCGGCGTGCTGCTGGGGATCATGCCGTGGAACTTCCCTGCCTACCAGATCGCCCGCTTCGTCGGTCCGAACCTCGCGATCGGGAACACCATCGTCCTCAAGCACGCCCCTCAGTGCCCGCGCTCAGCGGCGCTCCTGGAGCAGATCTTCCGCGACGCCGGCTTCCCCGAAGGTGCCTACGTCAACGTCTATGCCACCAACGAGCAGGTTGCCGACATCATTGCGGACCCCCGGGTTCAGGGCGTCTCGCTGACCGGCTCGGAGCGTGCCGGTGCGGCGGTCGCCGAGATCGCGGGCCGCAACCTGAAGAAGGTTGTGCTCGAGCTCGGCGGGTCCGACCCGTTCGTCGTGCTGTCCAGCGGCGACCTCGATGCCACCGTGGACGCAGCCGTCTTCGCACGCATGGACAACGCCGGTCAGGTCTGCAACGGCGGTAAGCGGTTCATCGTCGTCGATGACCTCTACGACGACTTCGTCCAACGGTTCACCGACAAGCTCCTGGCCGCCTCGGCGGGATCGCCCCTCTCCTCGAGCCGGGCGGCCGACGTGCTCACCGACCAGGTCGAGCAGGCGGTTGCGGGCGGGGCGACCCTGGTCAGCGCGGGAGAGCGCGATGGCGCCTTCTACCCGAGCGGAGTGCTGTCAGGCATCACGACCGACAACCCCGCGTACGGTCAAGAGCTGTTCGGGCCGGTCGCGATGGTGTTCCGTGCCAGCGACGAGGACGACGCCGTCAGGATCGCGAACGACACCCCGTACGGCCTCGGCTCCTATGTCTTCTCTGCTGACCCGGCCCAGGCCCAGCGGGTCGCGGACCGGATCGAGGCCGGCATGGTCTTCGTCAACGGGGTAGGTCTGGACGCGGCCGAACTGCCCTTCGGAGGGATCAAGCGATCAGGTTTCGGGCGCGAGCTCGGCCGCTTCGGAATGGAGGAGTTCGTCAACAAGAAGATGATCCGCACGGTGACCTGACGGAGGTCGGGAACAGCCACGCGGTCCGCCTGAGCTAGGGGAAGACCCGGAGCCGACCCTTGCCGATCAACCCCAGGTCGTACGCCGGGATCAGCCCCCAGCCCGATGTGTGATGAGGCCTTGCGACGAGAGGCTTCGGAGCATGACACAGACCTCTGTTCCCACGATGACGGCCGCCGCCAGAGCGGTGGGCCTGACCAAGACCTACGGCAAGGGTGCCACCGAGGTGCACGCGCTGCGCGGCGTCGATCTGGAGATCCGACGCGGTGCGTTCACCGCGATCATGGGCCCGAGCGGTTCGGGCAAGTCGACGCTGATGCACTGCCTGGCCGGGCTCGACCGCCCCACCGGTGGCACGGTGATGGTCGCCGGGCAGCCGCTCGAGAATCTCGATGATGACCAGCTGACCGTCTTCCGGCGCGAGAACGTCGGGTTCGTCTTCCAGGCGTTCAACCTGCTCCCGATGCTCACCGCGGGGCAGAACATCCAGCTGCCGCTGGAGCTGGCCGGCAAGCGGGTCACCGACGAGACCCGTGCGCGGGCGCAGATGATCGCCGACACCCTCGGCATCGGGAAGCGGCTGGGCCACAAGCCGTCCGAGCTCTCCGGTGGCCAGCAGCAGCGGGTCGCGATCGCCCGCGCGCTGGTGACGCAGCCCGCGATCCTCTTCGCCGACGAGCCGACCGGCAACCTCGACTCCGAGACCTCGGCCGAGGTGCTCGACCACCTGCGTCGCAGTGTCCGTGAGCTCGGCCAGACGGTGGTCATGGTGACCCACGAGGCCTCTGCTGCTGCCTACGCCGACGAGGTCGTCACCGTGGTCGACGGGACCATCCAGGGAGTGACGCACTGATGCGGACGGTGCTGTTCGCATCGTTGCGGACCTACGCCCGTCGCTACGCGGCGGCGGTGGTCGCGGTGGTGGCCGCGGTCGCCCTGATCGTGGTGACCAACGCGCTCACCACAGCCACCAAGTCCGGCCTCCAGGCCGGCCTCGACGACCCGTTCGAGAACGCTGCCGGCGGCATCCAGCGCCCCAGCGACGAGACCGTCGAGAGCTATGTCGAGCAGGGTGGCTGGCCGATGGCCACGTCCTTCCAGCCGGTGCGCACCGAGACGAAGCAGGTCGGCGACCAGGTCTCGGTCGGCACGGTCTCCACCGAGAAGCGCTGGCAGTGGCAGAGCCTGGAGTCCGGCCGCTTCCCGACCGGCCCCGGCGAGGCTGTGGCCGATGCGGCCGCCGCCGAGGCCCAGAAGGTCTCCGTGGGCGACACGATCCGTGTCGGGTCGGGCACGAAGGCGCTCGAGCTCACCGTGGTCGGCCTCGTCGACGCACCGTCGATGTGGTCCTCCAACCTCTACGTCACCTGGCCCCAGATGCAGGAGTGGAACGGCGCGTACGTCCCCATGCTGCTCACCGCGTCGACCGGCTCGGCCGACGACGGGTGGAAGGCCTCGGGCGCGCTGGTCGACGAGCTCCAGAAGCAGCTCAACAACGAGATCGACGTGATCGCCTACATGGTGCTGATCTTCGCCGCGATCGCGCTGTTCGTCTCGGTGCTGGTCATCACCAACACCTTCACGATCCTCTTCGCCCAGCGGATGCGTGACTTCGCGCTGCTGCGGGCGATGGGCGCCACCAAGCGACAGGTGCTCCGCTCCGTACGCCGCGAGGCGCTCGCCCTCGGTGTGATGGCCTCGCTCGCGGGGCTGGTCGTCGGCACGCTCCTGGGCTGGGGGATCGTCGCGGTCGTCAGCCGGTTCGCCGAGAACGCGCCGCTGGGCGAGGTCTCCTACGAGTGGCCGTGGCTGGTCGGTGCGGCCGCGATCGGCATCCTGACGACGCTGGTCGCCTCCTGGCTGCCCACCCGCCGGCTGATGCGGCTGAGCCCGCTGGCGGCGCTGCGACCCCAGGAGGGTTTCGAGGCGCGCGGAGCCGGCAGGATCAGGCTCGGTCTGGGCGTAGCGGTGCTGCTGGTCGGCGTCGCGATGATCCTCCTCGCGATGGTGCTGGCCGAGGGCTTCGCCGGCCTGCTGGCCGTGATGGCCGGTGGCTCGATCGCGTTCGTCGGAGTGATGCTGCTCGGCCCCGCGCTGGTGCCGGGGCTGGTCCGCCTGGTCGGTCACGGCCTCGCCAGGCTCGTCGGCACCCCCGCCAAGCTCGCCTCGGCCAACGCCGGGCGCAACCCGAAGCGCACCGCGGCCACCGCAGCCTCACTGCTGGTCGGGGTCACCCTGACCACCGGCGTGCTCACCGGGATGAACACCATCCGCGGCGCCGTCTCCGACGACATGGAGCGTCAGCACCCGATCGACGCCGTGCTGCAGTCCGGGGCCGAGCCGATCGCCGCCGACGCGCTGCGAGACGTCAAGAAGGTCGACGGAGTCGCCGACGCGGTCGCCGTTCCTGGCGCCATGCCGAGCATCGAGCCCGTCGGCAAGGGGGAGAGCGCGCCGATGCCGCTGCCGGTGGTGGCGCCGCCGGCCAGCGACGTACCTCTGCAGAAGGTGAGCGTCGAGCCCGGCACCATCGTCCTCGGCTACGAGGCCGCCGACGAGCTCGTCGACGGCGACAAGGTGCGACTCACCCTCGAGGGTCGTTCGACCACGGTCAAGGTGGCTTTCGCGGATGTCGACGGGGCGGCTCGGATCTCCGCGGCGACACTCGCCGAGCTGACCCAGGACCCCAAGACGTACGCCATCTGGGTGCGTGCCACCGACAACGCCGATCCCGAGGAGCTGGGCGGCGCGCTGAGCGCGACCCTGCCTGACGCCGACCTCGCCAACGGCAAGGCCGACCGGGCATGGGTGGAGCTCCAGCTCGACGTGATGACCTGGTCGGTCGTGGGCCTGCTGGCGATCTCGGTGCTGATCGCGCTGGCCGGCATCGCCAACACCCTCGGCCTCTCGGTGCTCGAGCGTGGCCGTGAGCACGCGCTGCTGCGTGCGCTGGGGCTGACCCGCCGCCAGCTGCGGCGCACCCTGGCGGCCGAGGCGGTGCTGCTCTCCGCGGTCGCTGCCGTGGTCGGCACCGTGCTGGGCGTGTTCATCGCGTGGGGAGGCAGCGAGGTGCTGCTCAGCGAGGTCCTCAGCACGGGTGCTCAGTTCGACCCGCCGGTGCTGCAACTGATCGGTGTGGTCGTGGTGGCCGGCCTCGCGGGGCTCGTCTCCTGCGTCGTGCCCTCCAGGCGAGCCACCAAGGTCAGCCCAGCCGAGGGGCTCGCGCTGGACTGACACGGAATGGACGATGTGTTGGTCTCGACACGGACTCGCTCGTTCCTCACGAGTCCGGCTCGACCGACGGGTGTGCCCGTCGGTCGAGCCGCCGGAGCCGCTAGGCGACCGAGCGAGGCCGACCGGCGAGCGTGCTCGTCCGGTTGTGCCGAGCGAGGGAGCCCCTGAGCGAAGCGAGGGTGGCGGAGGCGTGTCGAGACCAACACATCCGGCTATGCGTCCGAGCTCTCCAGGACCTCGTTCTCGCTCTCCCTGCGCGCGGAGGCGATCAGGCTGGTGGTGACGGTGACGGCGAGGATGGCGACGATGACCACCAGCGAGAGCCAGGTCGGCACGACCGGCACGCCGTCCCAGTGGCCGTGGGCCCAGTGCAGGCCGAGCTTGACGCCGATGAAGGCGAGGATCCCGGCCAGGCCGTAGGAGAGATGGGCCAGCTTGGCCAGGGCGCTCTCCAGCACGAAGTAGAGCGCCCGCAGCCCGAGCAGGGCGAAGGCGTTGGTGGCGAAGACGAGGTAGGGGTCACCGGTGATGCCGTAGACGGCCGGCACCGAGTCGACGGCGAAGACGATGTCGGCGGCGAAGATGGCCAGCACCACGATCGCCATCGGCTTCAGGCCGATCTTGCGGCCCAGGCGTACGGCCAGCATCTCGTCGGGGTCCACCGACTGCTCGTGCCCCTGGACGGCCTCGATGAAGAGCTTCACGGCGGTGGCGACGAGGATCACGCCGAAGAGGAGGAAGACGAAGTCCCACCTCGACAGTGCGGCGGCGCCGAGCGCGATGAAGATGCCGCGCAG
The sequence above is drawn from the Nocardioides albertanoniae genome and encodes:
- a CDS encoding ABC transporter ATP-binding protein encodes the protein MALSTGDTAEVGLDSAPSISIRGLRKTYDEVVAVDHVDLDIADGEFFSMLGPSGSGKTTMLRLIAGFEMATAGTVHLGGTEVTRAAPFERDVHTVFQDYALFPHMNVLDNVAYGLRVRGMGKQQRRDRAQAALDRVRLGHLGTRRPRQLSGGQRQRVALARAIVLEPKVLLLDEPLGALDLKLREQMQVELKQLQRDLGITFVFVTHDQEEALTLSDRIAVFDAGRIQQLGTPREIYEHPASAYVAGFVGTTNLLDSATSERLLGVSSDHALRPERLRLSAATDAGSGSDDEVRLEATVTETIYLGAGNRVHLRTTDGVELIAFEQSTGAIQTTEHRGDHVTVRFARTDAVRLGHGGRAETGLPAAEQLQPSK
- a CDS encoding extracellular solute-binding protein, yielding MKNTIRKGRVVAACLTLLSVSALSACGSEEKKTAAAEEVGKAEGQVSILAWPGYVEDGTNDPKVDWVSDFEKKTGCQVTSKTYGTSDEAFNLAKSGEYDVVAASGDLSLRLIASDEAQAINTDLVPNYANVYDFLKDTEWNTVDGKNYGVPHGYGANLLMYNKKNFAKKPTSWGAVFDKQTLEKNKGKVTAYDSPIYIADAALYLMKTQPDLGIKNPYALDQKQLDAAVALLKEQRQYVGEYWSDYLKEVQAFESGDSVVGTTWQVIKNNVKNGDVDVTLPSEGATAWNDTWMMSSHTKNPNCAYLWMDHILSPEANAQATEYFGEAPNSPEACAKTTDPKHCETFHAGDEEYAKQLWFWRTPVKECLDGRTDVECTDYAAWTEAWTGIKG
- a CDS encoding ABC transporter permease, with amino-acid sequence MTTTSSVPDARRGRATDPSRGPVARPASRLLHRRARLRLALLLSAPLTWLVLVYVVALAALLITSLWSVDSLTSEIDRTWTLDNFRTLVENEIYRTVAVRTVGVALAVTVIDVVIALPIAFYMAKVATPRVRRMLVVAVLTPLWASYLVKVFSWRVVLSEGGLADWTGIGSPGYGIAAVIIAQSYIWLPYVILPVFAALERVPDSLLEAAGDLGAPSRMVVRTIVLPLLVPGIVAGAIFSFSLTMGDYITVNIVGGASQMLGNLIYINAGAANNLPLAAAIAMIPIIVMVVLLTAIRRTGALDNL
- a CDS encoding ABC transporter permease, whose translation is MTLNRSSRIALAGITFGVLALIYLPLLIVVANSLNPSQSMTWPPAGVTVEWWERAWHSVGAREALVTSLQVAVIATVLALVLGTLLALALQRYSFFGKNAVNLLVILPIALPGVVTGIALNNGFRGILGVDLSIWTIVVAHATFCIVTVFNNVQARLRRLGTTFEEASADLGAGLFTTFRLVTLPQLRSALLAGGMLAFALSFDEIIVTTFTAGGGTNTLPIWILNNMFRPNQAPVVNVVAVVLIAFSVVPVWLAQRLSADVEGVR
- a CDS encoding NAD-dependent succinate-semialdehyde dehydrogenase, with amino-acid sequence MTETSTTYAVRNPATGELVETFPTATDAEIAAGVDAAAAAYASWGSTTSAATRAGLVRRAADLHLERRAELAAAMVEEMGKPLADAEAEVDFSAAIYEFYAANAERFLAEEEIALGEGEGTAVIQRRPVGVLLGIMPWNFPAYQIARFVGPNLAIGNTIVLKHAPQCPRSAALLEQIFRDAGFPEGAYVNVYATNEQVADIIADPRVQGVSLTGSERAGAAVAEIAGRNLKKVVLELGGSDPFVVLSSGDLDATVDAAVFARMDNAGQVCNGGKRFIVVDDLYDDFVQRFTDKLLAASAGSPLSSSRAADVLTDQVEQAVAGGATLVSAGERDGAFYPSGVLSGITTDNPAYGQELFGPVAMVFRASDEDDAVRIANDTPYGLGSYVFSADPAQAQRVADRIEAGMVFVNGVGLDAAELPFGGIKRSGFGRELGRFGMEEFVNKKMIRTVT
- a CDS encoding ABC transporter ATP-binding protein, translated to MTQTSVPTMTAAARAVGLTKTYGKGATEVHALRGVDLEIRRGAFTAIMGPSGSGKSTLMHCLAGLDRPTGGTVMVAGQPLENLDDDQLTVFRRENVGFVFQAFNLLPMLTAGQNIQLPLELAGKRVTDETRARAQMIADTLGIGKRLGHKPSELSGGQQQRVAIARALVTQPAILFADEPTGNLDSETSAEVLDHLRRSVRELGQTVVMVTHEASAAAYADEVVTVVDGTIQGVTH
- a CDS encoding ABC transporter permease; amino-acid sequence: MRTVLFASLRTYARRYAAAVVAVVAAVALIVVTNALTTATKSGLQAGLDDPFENAAGGIQRPSDETVESYVEQGGWPMATSFQPVRTETKQVGDQVSVGTVSTEKRWQWQSLESGRFPTGPGEAVADAAAAEAQKVSVGDTIRVGSGTKALELTVVGLVDAPSMWSSNLYVTWPQMQEWNGAYVPMLLTASTGSADDGWKASGALVDELQKQLNNEIDVIAYMVLIFAAIALFVSVLVITNTFTILFAQRMRDFALLRAMGATKRQVLRSVRREALALGVMASLAGLVVGTLLGWGIVAVVSRFAENAPLGEVSYEWPWLVGAAAIGILTTLVASWLPTRRLMRLSPLAALRPQEGFEARGAGRIRLGLGVAVLLVGVAMILLAMVLAEGFAGLLAVMAGGSIAFVGVMLLGPALVPGLVRLVGHGLARLVGTPAKLASANAGRNPKRTAATAASLLVGVTLTTGVLTGMNTIRGAVSDDMERQHPIDAVLQSGAEPIAADALRDVKKVDGVADAVAVPGAMPSIEPVGKGESAPMPLPVVAPPASDVPLQKVSVEPGTIVLGYEAADELVDGDKVRLTLEGRSTTVKVAFADVDGAARISAATLAELTQDPKTYAIWVRATDNADPEELGGALSATLPDADLANGKADRAWVELQLDVMTWSVVGLLAISVLIALAGIANTLGLSVLERGREHALLRALGLTRRQLRRTLAAEAVLLSAVAAVVGTVLGVFIAWGGSEVLLSEVLSTGAQFDPPVLQLIGVVVVAGLAGLVSCVVPSRRATKVSPAEGLALD
- a CDS encoding TerC family protein, yielding MLDTIATPTLWAVTIAAVTALIALDFVLTRRPHEVSMKEALGWSAFYIALPLAFGVWVWTTHGSQTGFEYYTGYIVEKSLSVDNLFVFMLLLAAFAVPRQLQQKVLLFGIVGALVLRGIFIALGAAALSRWDFVFLLFGVILVATAVKLFIEAVQGHEQSVDPDEMLAVRLGRKIGLKPMAIVVLAIFAADIVFAVDSVPAVYGITGDPYLVFATNAFALLGLRALYFVLESALAKLAHLSYGLAGILAFIGVKLGLHWAHGHWDGVPVVPTWLSLVVIVAILAVTVTTSLIASARRESENEVLESSDA